A region from the Gemmatimonadaceae bacterium genome encodes:
- a CDS encoding CoA-acylating methylmalonate-semialdehyde dehydrogenase produces MTISRFADPAPVGHHINGQRIAGASGRTQPVYDPLAGRAARDVVLASEAEVDAAVRAAHDAWQSWRDVPVLRRTRILARFLELLHTHRDELAAIITAEHGKVFADAQGEVTRGIEIVEFACGLPTLLSGRHSDQVSTGIDNFTLRQPLGVCVGITPFNFPVMVPLWMIPVALACGNTFVLKPSERDPSASLRLVALLEEAGLPPGVLNVVQGDRVAVDALLAHPDVRAVSFVGSTPVARHVHQTATVHGKRVQALGGAKNHLVVMPDADPTQAVDGLVGAAFGSAGERCMAISVAVLVGAAGDAIMPALEARTQALVVGDGMEARTEMGPIVTAEARDRIAGYIAAGVEAGATLRVDGRAHPAARGDGYFLGGTLFDHVTPDMRVYRDEIFGPVLCCVRVPDFEAAVALVNSHAFGNGVACYTRSGHVAREFTRRVEVGMVGINVPIPVPMAWHGFGGWKSSLFGDHHVYGEEGVRFYTRQKSVMQRWPDDVAEGASFVMPTSR; encoded by the coding sequence ATGACCATATCGCGCTTCGCCGATCCGGCGCCCGTCGGCCACCACATCAACGGCCAGCGTATCGCCGGCGCGAGCGGTCGCACGCAACCGGTGTACGACCCGCTCGCGGGGCGCGCGGCGCGCGACGTGGTGCTCGCCTCCGAGGCGGAGGTGGACGCCGCCGTGCGTGCCGCCCATGACGCGTGGCAGAGCTGGCGGGACGTCCCCGTGCTGCGGCGCACCCGCATCCTCGCGCGCTTTCTCGAACTGCTGCACACACATCGCGACGAACTCGCGGCCATCATCACCGCCGAGCATGGCAAGGTGTTCGCCGATGCCCAGGGCGAGGTCACGCGCGGCATCGAAATCGTGGAATTCGCGTGCGGGCTACCCACGCTCCTGAGTGGGCGGCACAGCGATCAGGTGAGCACCGGCATCGACAACTTCACGTTGCGCCAGCCGCTGGGCGTGTGCGTGGGCATCACGCCGTTCAACTTTCCGGTGATGGTGCCGCTGTGGATGATTCCGGTGGCGCTGGCCTGCGGCAACACGTTCGTGCTCAAGCCAAGCGAACGCGATCCGTCGGCGTCGCTACGGCTCGTGGCGCTCCTCGAGGAGGCGGGGCTGCCGCCGGGCGTGCTCAATGTGGTGCAGGGCGATCGCGTGGCGGTGGACGCGCTGCTCGCACACCCCGACGTCCGCGCGGTGAGCTTCGTGGGCTCCACCCCAGTCGCGCGTCATGTGCACCAGACGGCGACGGTGCACGGCAAGCGCGTTCAGGCGTTGGGTGGGGCCAAGAACCACCTCGTGGTCATGCCGGATGCCGATCCGACGCAGGCGGTGGATGGCCTTGTCGGGGCCGCCTTCGGCTCGGCGGGCGAGCGCTGCATGGCGATCAGCGTCGCGGTCCTCGTTGGCGCGGCGGGCGATGCCATCATGCCTGCGCTCGAGGCACGGACCCAGGCGCTGGTGGTTGGCGACGGCATGGAGGCCCGGACCGAGATGGGCCCCATCGTGACCGCCGAGGCGCGTGACCGGATCGCCGGTTACATCGCGGCGGGCGTGGAGGCGGGGGCGACGCTCCGGGTGGACGGTCGGGCGCACCCGGCGGCCCGCGGCGACGGGTACTTCCTGGGCGGCACGCTCTTCGATCATGTGACCCCCGACATGCGCGTGTATCGGGATGAGATCTTTGGGCCGGTGCTCTGTTGCGTCCGTGTGCCCGACTTCGAGGCGGCAGTCGCGCTGGTGAACAGCCATGCCTTTGGGAACGGCGTCGCCTGCTATACCCGGAGCGGTCACGTCGCGCGTGAATTCACCCGCCGCGTTGAGGTGGGGATGGTGGGGATCAATGTGCCGATCCCGGTCCCGATGGCCTGGCATGGCTTCGGCGGCTGGAAGTCCAGCCTCTTCGGCGACCACCACGTCTACGGCGAGGAAGGGGTGCGCTTCTACACCCGGCAGAAGTCGGTCATGCAGCGCTGGCCGGACGACGTCGCGGAAGGCGCCAGCTTCGTCATGCCCACGTCACGCTGA
- a CDS encoding M20/M25/M40 family metallo-hydrolase codes for MSDVVALASELLAIESTTGRERDAVDFVSRWLVNRGWNVSLQEVEPGRSNVWATRKGGGVTLSTHLDTVPPFIPPRLDGNRLYGRGACDAKGIAAAMMMAAQRLAEQGEERVDLLFVVGEEKGSPGARAANRLPATSRYLVNGEPTESKLASGCKGAQRLIVRVRGREAHSAYAHLGSSALEPLLELLPQLKQLTLPTDDVLGATTYNIGVLRAGTEANIVPGLAEAELMIRLVGDVAPVKAAFAAWAGDKAELVWGSHIPAQRFDVLSGFEVEPVAYTSDIPLLDKWGAPLLFGPGSIHVAHTPLEYIDVAELEASVDAYARIVRTLLA; via the coding sequence ATGTCCGACGTCGTCGCCCTCGCCTCCGAGCTCCTCGCCATTGAGTCCACCACCGGTCGCGAACGCGACGCGGTGGACTTCGTCTCCCGCTGGCTGGTCAACCGCGGCTGGAACGTGTCGCTGCAGGAGGTGGAACCCGGCCGCTCCAACGTCTGGGCGACCCGGAAGGGGGGCGGCGTCACGCTCTCCACGCACCTCGACACGGTGCCCCCGTTCATCCCGCCGCGGCTCGACGGCAATCGCCTCTACGGGCGTGGTGCGTGCGATGCGAAGGGCATCGCCGCCGCGATGATGATGGCGGCGCAACGTTTGGCGGAGCAAGGCGAGGAGCGGGTTGATCTGCTCTTTGTCGTCGGTGAAGAGAAAGGCTCACCGGGCGCGCGCGCCGCCAATCGCCTGCCGGCGACGAGCCGCTATCTCGTCAACGGCGAGCCCACCGAGAGCAAGCTCGCCTCAGGGTGCAAGGGCGCGCAGCGCCTCATTGTGCGGGTGCGCGGTCGGGAGGCCCACTCGGCCTACGCCCACCTGGGGAGCAGCGCGCTGGAGCCGCTGCTCGAATTGCTCCCGCAGCTCAAGCAGCTCACCCTGCCGACCGACGACGTTCTCGGCGCGACGACGTACAACATCGGCGTGCTGCGCGCCGGCACCGAGGCGAACATTGTCCCGGGGTTGGCTGAGGCCGAGCTCATGATCCGGCTGGTGGGTGATGTCGCGCCGGTGAAGGCGGCCTTCGCCGCGTGGGCTGGCGACAAGGCGGAGTTGGTGTGGGGCTCGCACATTCCCGCGCAGCGCTTTGATGTGCTCAGCGGGTTCGAGGTCGAACCCGTAGCCTATACCAGCGATATTCCCCTGCTCGACAAGTGGGGCGCGCCGCTGCTGTTCGGGCCCGGCTCCATCCACGTGGCCCATACGCCGCTCGAGTACATCGACGTGGCGGAACTCGAGGCGTCGGTCGACGCCTACGCTCGCATCGTTCGCACTCTTCTCGCATGA
- the asd gene encoding aspartate-semialdehyde dehydrogenase: MTTPVTRWPVAVLGATGAVGQAFIRCLDGHPWFDLIEVAASERSTGKSYRDAARWLEGVLPANVARLTVKGCTPDEVTAPIVFSALDSGVAGDVEAAFAKAGRLVLSNAKNYRMAPDVPLVIPEVNGDHLALLEHQRAVRGWPGGIVTNANCATTVMAAALAPLHQAFGVRQIFATTMQAISGAGYPGVPSLDILGNVIPYIGDEEPKIETEIVKLLGTYAGTSITPAPIVTSAHANRVPVENGHTVCMSVSFETKPTPEQALEVLRAYRGYEAVRGLPSAPEPALIIRDEQDRPQPRRDVQMGRGMATTVGRVRADHLFDLRLVAMSHNVVRGAAGGSVLNAELLVKLGMLTGLTQ; the protein is encoded by the coding sequence ATGACGACTCCTGTCACTCGTTGGCCGGTCGCCGTTCTCGGCGCGACCGGTGCCGTGGGCCAAGCATTCATTCGCTGCCTCGACGGCCATCCCTGGTTCGATCTCATCGAAGTCGCGGCCTCCGAGCGCAGCACGGGCAAATCGTACCGTGACGCGGCGCGGTGGCTCGAGGGCGTGTTGCCGGCGAACGTCGCGCGCCTGACCGTGAAGGGCTGCACCCCCGACGAGGTGACGGCGCCGATCGTCTTCTCCGCGCTCGATTCCGGTGTGGCCGGCGACGTCGAGGCCGCGTTTGCGAAGGCGGGGCGGCTCGTGCTGTCGAACGCCAAGAACTACCGCATGGCGCCGGACGTCCCGCTCGTGATCCCCGAAGTGAACGGCGACCATCTGGCGCTGCTCGAACACCAGCGCGCCGTGCGCGGCTGGCCCGGGGGCATCGTCACGAATGCCAACTGCGCCACGACCGTCATGGCGGCCGCACTCGCGCCGCTGCATCAGGCGTTCGGGGTGCGCCAGATCTTTGCGACCACGATGCAGGCGATCTCCGGCGCCGGCTATCCCGGCGTGCCCTCGCTCGACATCCTTGGCAACGTCATCCCGTACATCGGCGATGAAGAGCCCAAGATCGAGACCGAGATCGTGAAGCTGCTCGGGACCTACGCCGGGACGTCCATCACGCCGGCCCCGATCGTGACGAGTGCGCACGCCAACCGCGTGCCGGTGGAGAACGGCCACACCGTCTGCATGTCGGTGTCGTTCGAGACCAAGCCCACGCCCGAGCAGGCGCTCGAGGTGCTCCGTGCCTATCGCGGGTACGAGGCGGTGCGCGGACTGCCGTCGGCGCCGGAACCGGCGCTCATCATTCGCGATGAACAGGACCGGCCGCAGCCGCGGCGCGATGTGCAGATGGGGCGGGGCATGGCCACGACCGTCGGTCGCGTACGCGCGGACCATCTCTTCGATCTCCGTCTGGTCGCGATGTCGCACAACGTGGTCCGCGGCGCGGCCGGGGGCTCGGTGCTCAACGCCGAACTGTTGGTGAAGCTCGGCATGCTGACGGGGCTCACGCAGTGA
- the lysC gene encoding lysine-sensitive aspartokinase 3, with protein sequence MIVCKFGGTSVADAEAIGRVIEIVTSKQAERPVCVVSALGGATNQLLDLAHKAAAGELLTALQIIEQLRDRHLRVAHDLLAGTPEADAVSGEIGTAFDELAHLAEAFRTLGYLTPRSLDTVAAIGELLSSQIVAAAFRRRGYDAVWVDARDVMITNDFFTRAEPDAEAIADACRARLVPMLQDGKIPVLGGFVGATSQRVTTTLGRGGSDYSASLVGAAIDATAIEIWTDVDGMLTADPRIIPSARLIERISFEEAAELAAFGAKVLHPATIAPAVQRGIPVFVYNSRKPQGTGTMIAFDAPRLPVRALAGKRSTTLIKLRSTRMLLAPGFLRRVFEVFENHRTSVDVVTTSEVSVSVTLDDETHLGEILQDLAAFGDVAVNRRAGVLAIVGAGISDASSAMAQALAAIGPIPVHMASLSATGINFTLVIDDEHVMPAMQRLHAAFFEQAA encoded by the coding sequence GTGATCGTCTGCAAGTTCGGCGGCACGTCGGTGGCCGACGCGGAGGCGATCGGGCGGGTGATCGAGATCGTCACCAGCAAGCAGGCCGAACGCCCCGTGTGCGTGGTGTCCGCACTCGGCGGCGCGACGAATCAGCTTCTGGATCTCGCCCACAAGGCGGCCGCCGGCGAGCTGCTCACCGCGTTGCAGATCATCGAGCAGCTGCGCGACCGGCATCTGCGCGTGGCGCATGACCTGCTGGCGGGCACGCCCGAGGCGGATGCGGTCTCCGGTGAGATCGGCACGGCCTTCGACGAGCTCGCGCATCTGGCCGAAGCCTTTCGCACACTCGGGTATCTGACGCCGCGCTCGCTCGATACGGTCGCCGCCATTGGCGAACTGCTGTCGTCGCAGATCGTGGCCGCCGCCTTCCGCCGCCGTGGCTACGACGCGGTGTGGGTTGATGCGCGTGACGTCATGATCACCAACGACTTCTTCACGCGCGCCGAGCCCGACGCCGAGGCGATCGCCGACGCCTGCCGCGCGCGCCTCGTGCCGATGTTGCAGGACGGCAAGATCCCCGTGCTGGGTGGTTTTGTGGGCGCGACCAGCCAACGCGTCACCACCACGCTCGGTCGCGGCGGCTCTGACTACTCCGCTTCGCTGGTGGGGGCGGCGATCGACGCCACCGCGATCGAGATCTGGACGGACGTGGATGGCATGCTCACCGCCGATCCGCGCATCATTCCATCGGCACGGCTCATCGAGCGGATCAGCTTCGAGGAGGCGGCAGAACTCGCGGCGTTCGGCGCCAAGGTCCTGCACCCGGCGACCATCGCGCCGGCCGTGCAACGCGGCATTCCGGTGTTCGTGTACAACTCGCGGAAGCCGCAGGGCACCGGCACCATGATCGCGTTCGATGCCCCACGACTTCCCGTCCGTGCGCTGGCCGGCAAGCGGAGCACCACGCTCATCAAGCTGCGGTCCACGCGCATGCTTCTCGCGCCGGGCTTTCTGCGTCGGGTGTTCGAGGTCTTTGAGAATCACCGGACCTCAGTGGACGTCGTCACGACCTCCGAAGTCTCGGTCTCGGTGACGCTCGACGACGAAACGCATCTGGGTGAGATTCTGCAGGACCTCGCCGCCTTCGGTGATGTGGCGGTGAACCGTCGCGCCGGCGTGCTCGCCATTGTGGGTGCCGGCATCTCCGACGCCAGCAGTGCGATGGCCCAGGCGCTGGCGGCGATCGGCCCCATCCCCGTTCACATGGCGTCGCTCTCGGCCACGGGCATCAACTTCACGCTCGTCATCGACGACGAGCACGTGATGCCCGCGATGCAGCGCCTGCACGCCGCCTTCTTCGAGCAAGCGGCATGA